GTAAATGACTCGTTGATTGTATTGTGACGAAGCGAGAATCCATCAAGATTAACGCGGTTGTGATGAGGAATTAGGAATCTTCATACCAAGACGTAGGCCAATCTGACTCAGCCGCTCACGGACTTCGACGAGAGTGGTTTCCCCAAAATTACGAACGTGTAACAGATGGTCCTCTGACTTACCTACCAGATCACGAACGGTGTTAATTCCTTCGGATTCCAGACAGTTCGTCGCACGTACTGAGAGGTTTAATTCAGCAAGACTCTGGTTGAGTTTCTCTTCCAGCTCAAGGTCAATTGGGGCATAGCCGGTTGTATCCAACATACCCTTGAGACCACCTTCTGGTGGCATTTCTGGACCGGGCTCTCGGTAAGTAATAAAGGGATTGAGGTGCTTACGTAGGATCTTGGAAGCTTCGACCAGAGCCATGTCGGGTTTGACGGTTCCGTTAGTCCAGATTTCCAGGATCAGTTTGTCATAGTTAGTACGTTGTCCAACGCGTGTATCTTCAATCTTATAGCGAACACGAACAACTGGAGAGAAAGTGGCATCCAATGGAATGACGCCTACTTCCATGTCGTGTTCTGCATGTTCAGAAGCGGGAGTATAACCACGACCATTTTCAACGGTAATTTCCATGTTAAGCGGAACATCGTCTGTCATTGTTGCTATGACCAGATCTTGATTGATCACTTCGACCTGATCATCGGTAATGACATCAGCTCCCGTTACAACACCACGCTCGTGTTTTTCGATTCGCAGTGTTTTTGAAGTGGAACTGGAATTCTTGACGATTAACGATTTTAAATTCAAGCAAATTTCGGTGATGTCTTCAACCACTCCAGGAATGGTTGTGAATTCGTGTTGAACACCTTGAATTTTAACACGCGTGACGGAGCTGCCTTCCAAACTGGAAAGCAGGATTCGCCGTAAACTGTTAGCAATAGTTGCCCCGAATCCACGCTCAAATGGTTCGGCTACAAACATACCATAAGTAGATGTCATTGAGTCCCGGTCAGGGATGACACGGCTTGGTAATTCCAGTCCTCGCCAACGGATTCGCATTGAAATAATCTCCAAAGAACACAGCCAATAGAATTATGATTATCAAATCATATTTCTTGTTATTTATAACCCAAAGCTTCTTACATAAGTAAAAAGTGAATCACCTCGTTACAAGAAGTGAACTTACTCAGACTCTTCGTTTTTTTGGTGGACGACAACCATTGTGTGGTAATGGAGTGATGTCTTCGATCGCCCGAATCGTAATGCCCGCTGACTGTAAGCCAGTGATGGCACTTTCACGTCCGGAACCGGGTCCCTTCACGCGAATTTCCATTTCTTTGACACCAAATTTTGCCGCTTTTTCAGCACAGATTTCTGCAGCTCTCTGGGCTGCAAAAGGTGTGCTCTTTCGGCTGCCTTTGAAACCAGAGGTTCCTGCCGTTGCCCAACAGAGTACATCTCCGTTTAAATCGGTAACAGTGACAGTGGTGTTGTTAAACGTTGCTTTAATATAAGCAACCGCTTTCGTGATATGACGTTTCACTTTTTTTCGTTTGACTTTAGCCACTCTAAAACTCCTGGTGTTTCTGTCACCGTGCTATCAGAAACTGAAATGCAATATTTCGAATATTTTATAATCGCAGTCACCAAAACTCATGATGACCATTTTTTATGAACACATTTTTGTAATCTTGGCAGGACAAAGTCCAACAGGCTCGAGGAAGTGTGGCCTAGTGGCGGGCATCCTTAACACCTTTTTTACCAGCAACGGTTTTCTTTCCACCTTTTCGTGTACGGGCATTGGTTTGTGTATTCTGCCCGCGTACGGGAAGACCACGGCGATGTCGTATTCCACGATAAGACTGAATGTCTCGCAAACGAGCGATATCCTGTTGTGTCGCTCTACGTAATTGTCCTTCGACGGAATATTCTGTATCTAACAGATTCACAATCCGACTTAATTCATCATCTGTAAGATCTTTTGCTTTCAACTGAGGATTGATATTCAGTTTGTGACATATATCGGTCGCTGTCACACTGCCAATCCCATACAGATAGGTAAGGGAAACATAGACAGGTTTTTCATTTGGAATATCAACACCGAGAATACGAGGCATTTTATTTCACTCCGCTGGATGTAAAAACTGATAACATAAAAATCACAGAGACTCTACTTGAGACGATTACCCTTGCCGCTGCTTGTGGCGTGGGTTCGAAGAGCAAATGACATACACGCGCCCTTTTCGCCTGATGACTTTACAGCTTTCACAAATCCGCTTAACACTAGCTCGGACTTTCATCGTATTACGATTTCTCTATAAGTTTGGTTCAAGATTATGGACAGACAACGATAGGCGATTTACTGCTCATCTGTTGCTGCCCGTGTCATTTAATTTATGATGCCCGTAAAATGAGCAAACTCCGGCTTCGTAACAAACCTGTACTATTCCCGAAGCGGAGCGAATCAGGAAATTATAAACTTCACAATTGCAAATCGACAAGTGACACACCCCTTTTTTGGCGATTTTCACAGTGACTTGCTTGTTTATTCTTTACAGATCGCTCTCCAGTAGTCCTGAATAGTTCCGCATCACCAGATGGCTGTCAATTTTATTGACAAGGTCTAATACCACGGAAACTACAATTAAAAGGCCGGTTCCACCGTAAAAACTTGCCACGAGGAAATCGACTCCCAACCAGGTCGACACCAAAGTAGGAATAATTGCCACAATTGACAGAAATGCTGCCCCGACATAGGTGATGCGAACCATCACCTGTTCCAGGTAAGCTGCAGTTCTCGCTCCGGGACGATATCCGGGGATAAAAGAACCATAATCTTTCAAGTTTTCTGCCATATCCTTGGGGTTAAATGTAATCGCTGTCCAGAAGTAGCAGAAGAAGTAAATCAATACTACGTAAGACATTGTGTAAATAAAGCCACGACTCATGGGCTGAAATGCTTCATCCAACATTGCCCAAAACGGCCAGCTGGACCATTGGCTAATGGCATGAAACAGAAAGTAAGGGAACATCAGTAAACTGGATGCAAAGATGATCGGCATCACACCAGCCTGGTTGACTCGCAGAGGCAGTGACTGACGTTGGCCGCCAGAAACCTTTCTACCTCGAACATGCTTTGCACTTTGGATCGGAATGCGTCGTTGTCCCTGAGTGATCGCAATCACCCAGACCACCACGAAGACGAACACCAGTGCCAATATCAATAATCGGTCAATTCC
The Gimesia aquarii DNA segment above includes these coding regions:
- a CDS encoding DNA-directed RNA polymerase subunit alpha, which gives rise to MRIRWRGLELPSRVIPDRDSMTSTYGMFVAEPFERGFGATIANSLRRILLSSLEGSSVTRVKIQGVQHEFTTIPGVVEDITEICLNLKSLIVKNSSSTSKTLRIEKHERGVVTGADVITDDQVEVINQDLVIATMTDDVPLNMEITVENGRGYTPASEHAEHDMEVGVIPLDATFSPVVRVRYKIEDTRVGQRTNYDKLILEIWTNGTVKPDMALVEASKILRKHLNPFITYREPGPEMPPEGGLKGMLDTTGYAPIDLELEEKLNQSLAELNLSVRATNCLESEGINTVRDLVGKSEDHLLHVRNFGETTLVEVRERLSQIGLRLGMKIPNSSSQPR
- the rpsK gene encoding 30S ribosomal protein S11 codes for the protein MAKVKRKKVKRHITKAVAYIKATFNNTTVTVTDLNGDVLCWATAGTSGFKGSRKSTPFAAQRAAEICAEKAAKFGVKEMEIRVKGPGSGRESAITGLQSAGITIRAIEDITPLPHNGCRPPKKRRV
- the rpsM gene encoding 30S ribosomal protein S13 encodes the protein MPRILGVDIPNEKPVYVSLTYLYGIGSVTATDICHKLNINPQLKAKDLTDDELSRIVNLLDTEYSVEGQLRRATQQDIARLRDIQSYRGIRHRRGLPVRGQNTQTNARTRKGGKKTVAGKKGVKDARH
- the rpmJ gene encoding 50S ribosomal protein L36 encodes the protein MKVRASVKRICESCKVIRRKGRVYVICSSNPRHKQRQG
- the secY gene encoding preprotein translocase subunit SecY, producing MLGKLLVLFKIPELRRKIVLTLGLLAIYRMGFWIALPFVNQAQLAKTLTDLQSQEGGIGQVMQVISLFSASNIGQSTIFGLGIMPYISASIIFQLMGTVYPPLERLQKEGEAGRKKINEYTRYATVVICLVQSYFWISTLSGGFGSGTSLILEKYDNFYFHLVATITMTTGTVFLMWIGEQIDAYGIGNGISLLIMAGILARMPQAGWSLIEPAFEKGIALGTDTGIDRLLILALVFVFVVVWVIAITQGQRRIPIQSAKHVRGRKVSGGQRQSLPLRVNQAGVMPIIFASSLLMFPYFLFHAISQWSSWPFWAMLDEAFQPMSRGFIYTMSYVVLIYFFCYFWTAITFNPKDMAENLKDYGSFIPGYRPGARTAAYLEQVMVRITYVGAAFLSIVAIIPTLVSTWLGVDFLVASFYGGTGLLIVVSVVLDLVNKIDSHLVMRNYSGLLESDL